One stretch of Enoplosus armatus isolate fEnoArm2 chromosome 1, fEnoArm2.hap1, whole genome shotgun sequence DNA includes these proteins:
- the LOC139286645 gene encoding Golgi apparatus protein 1-like: MAAYSRTQLLLLLPLLLLCLCGFGSVLGLKAASGPAEPPNPPVLRPADPPAKDAPAAAAAVAAGASQPRRATGWKLSEEEACREDLTRLCPKHTWTNNLAVLECLQDRREENEIAPDCNHLLWNYKLNLTTDPKFESVATEVCKSTIAEIKECNEEERGRGYLVSCLVDHRGNISEYQCNQYITKMTSIIFSDYRLICGFMDKCKEDINNMHCGSINVGHKDVHSQGEVIACLEKALVREAEQQDRVRPIKEECQRSILRVAELSSDDFHLDRHLYFSCRDDRERFCQNTQAGEGKVYKCLFNHKFEEAMSEKCRDALTTRQKLISQDYRVSYSLAKACKLDLRKQRCSLDTNLPRAREARLSYLLLCLEAAVHRGRPVSGECQGEMLDYRRMLMEDFSLSPEIVLHCRTEIEAHCSGLHRKGRTLHCLMRIGRGDRSTTVDSVCQSALQTLIQSADPGADYRIDRALNEACESVIQTACKHIRNGDPMILSCLMEHLYTEKMVEDCEHRLLELQYFISRDWKLDPVLYKKCQGDAARLCHTHGWNETSELMPPGAVFSCLYRHAYRTEEQGRRVNPDEQLSRDCKVEVQRILHQRALDVKLDPDLQKRCMTDLGKWCSEKTDAGQELECLQDHLEDLVSACREVVGNLTELESEDIQIDALLIRACEPVTQAHCHDVADNQIDTGDLMECLVQNKHQKEMNEKCSVGVTHFQLVQMKDFRFSYKFKMACKEDVLRLCPNIKKKVDVVICLSTTVRNDTLQEAKEQRVSLKCRKQLRVEELEMSEDIRLEPELYDPCKSDISRLCPNVAFGNAQMIECLKEQKKQLSQRCHQRIFRLQEVEMTDPELDYQLMRVCKQMIKRFCTDADARNVLQCLKQNKNSELMDPKCKQMITKRQITQNTDYRLNPVLRKACRADIPKFCQPVLNKASEDSELEGQVVACLKLKYADQRLSPDCEDQIRVILQESALDYRLDPQLQMHCSDEISRLCAEEAAAQEQTGQVEECLKVNLLKIKQDGCKKEVLNMLKESKADIFVDPVLHTACALDLKHHCAAITPGRGRQMSCLMEALQDKRVRLQPECKKRLQDRIDMWSYAAKVAPAEGFSDLAVQVMTSPSKNYILLMIALSVCILFLVGLLCGRITKRVTRELKDR; this comes from the exons ATGGCGGCGTACAGTCgcactcagctgctgctgctgctgccgttgttgttgctgtgtctcTGCGGCTTCGGCTCCGTCCTCGGCTTGAAGGCTGCCAGCGGCCCGGCCGAGCCGCCCAACCCGCCCGTCCTCAGACCCGCCGATCCCCCGGCCAAGGATGCacctgctgccgccgctgccgTCGCCGCTGGGGCCTCACAGCCTCGAAGGGCGACCGGTTGGAAGCTGTCGGAGGAGGAGGCCTGCCGGGAGGACCTGACCCGCCTCTGCCCGAAACACACCTGGACCAACAACCTGGCCGTGCTGGAGTGCCTGCAGGACCGCAGAGAG gAGAATGAGATTGCTCCTGACTGTAACCAT ctcctgtGGAACTATAAACTCAATCTGACCACAGATCCAAAGTTTGAGTCGGTGGCGACGGAGGTCTGCAAGAGCACCATCGCTGAG ATAAAGGAGTGTAACGaggaggagcgagggaggggCTACCTGGTGTCCTGCCTGGTGGACCACCGCGGCAACATCAGCGAGTACCAGTGTAACCAGTACATCACCAAGATGACCAGTATCATCTTCAGCGACTACAGACTGATCTGCGGCTTCATGGACAAATGCAAAGAAGACATCAACAACATGCACTGCGGCAGCATCAACGTGGgacacaag GACGTCCACTCTCAGGGTGAAGTGATCGCCTGCCTGGAGAAGGCGTTGGTGAGGGAGGCGGAGCAGCAGGATCGCGTTCGTCCAATCAAAGAGGAGTGTCAGAGGTCGATCCTGCGGGTGGCGGAGCTGTCGTCGGACGACTTTCACCTCGACCGACATCTTTACTTCTCCTGCCGAGACGACCGCGAGAGATTCTGTCAGAAC ACTCAGGCAGGAGAAGGGAAAGTCTACAAGTGTCTGTTCAACCACAAGTTTGAAGAGGCCATGTCAGAAAAG tGCCGTGACGCTCTGACCACCCGTCAGAAGCTGATCTCTCAGGACTACAGAGTCAGTTACTCCCTGGCTAAAGCCTGTAAGCTGGACCTGAGAAAGCAGCGCTGCAGCCTGGACACCAACCTGCCGCGAGCCCGCGAGGCCCGGCTCTCGTacctgctgctctgcctggAGGCTGCTGTGCACCGAG GTCGTCCAGTCAGCGGGGAGTGTCAGGGCGAGATGCTGGACTACCGGCGGATGCTGATGGAGGATTTCTCTCTGAGTCCGGAGATCGTGCTGCACTGCCGGACGGAGATCGAGGCTCACTGCTCCGGCCTGCACCGCAAAGGCCGCACGCTGCACTGCCTGATGAGGATCGGACGCGGCGACCGCAGCACCACCGTCGACAGCGTCTGCCAGAGCGCC CTGCAGACTTTGATCCAGTCTGCCGACCCCGGAGCCGACTACCGGATCGACCGAGCGCTCAACGAGGCCTGTGAGTCCGTGATCCAGACCGCCTGCAAACACATCCGCAACGGAGACCCAAT gatccTGTCCTGCCTGATGGAGCACCTGTACACAGAGAAGATGGTGGAGGACTGTGAACACCGGCTGTTGGAGCTGCAATACTTCATATCCAGAGACTGGAA ACTGGACCCGGTCCTGTATAAGAAGTGTCAGGGCGACGCTGCTCGACTGTGCCACACACACGGCTGGAACGAGACCAGCGAGCTGATGCCGCCGGGCGCCGTCTTCTCCTGCCTGTACCGCCACGCCTACCGCACCGAGGAGCAGGGACGCCGG GTGAATCCAGACGAGCAG ttatCTCGGGACTGTAAGGTGGAGGTTCAGAGGATTCTCCACCAGAGGGCGCTGGATGTGAAGTTGGACCCTGACCTGCAGAAACGCTGCATGACCGACCTCGGGAAGTGGTGCAGCGAGAAGACGGACGCTGGACAG gagCTGGAGTGTCTGCAGGATCACTTGGAGGACCTGGTGTCGGCCTGCAGGGAGGTCGTGGGCAACCTTACCGAGCTggagtcagag gacatCCAGATCGACGCTCTGCTCATCAGAGCCTGTGAGCCCGTCACTCAGGCCCACTGCCAC gATGTTGCTGATAACCAGATCGATACAGGCGACCTCATGGAGTGTTTGGTTCAGAATAAACACCAGAAGGAGATGAACGAGAAGTGCTCAGTCGGCGTCACGCACTTCCAGCTG GTTCAAATGAAGGACTTCCGGTTCTCCTATAAGTTCAAGATGGCCTGTAAGGAGGACGTTCTCCGCTTGTGTCCAAACATCAAGAAAAA GGTGGATGTGGTCATCTGTCTCAGCACCACGGTGAGGAACGACACGCTGCAGGAGGCGAAGGAGCAGCGGGTTTCACTCAAATGTCGTAAACAGCTGcgggtggaggagctggagatg tCGGAGGACATTCGCTTGGAACCAGAGTTGTACGACCCCTGTAAGTCCGACATCAGCCGTCTGTGTCCCAACGTGGCCTTTGGAAACGCTCAG aTGATCGAGTGTctgaaggagcagaagaagcagCTGAGTCAGCGCTGCCACCAGCGGATCTTCAGGctgcaggaggtggagatgACCGACCCCGAGCTCGACTACCAGCTGATGAGAGTCTGCAAGCAGATGATCAAG AGGTTCTGTACTGACGCAGACGCCAGAAACGTCCTTCAGTGTCTGAAACAGAACAAGAACAGCGAGCTGATGGATCCAAAGTGTAAACAGATGATCACCAAGAGGCAGATCACACAGAACACAG actaCAGGTTGAACCCGGTGTTGAGAAAAGCTTGTCGAGCCGACATCCCAAAGTTCTGCCAGCCCGTCCTGAACAAGGCGAGCGAGGACAGCGAGCTGGAGGGTCAAGTCGTCGCTTGCCTCAAACTCAAATACGCCGACCAG AGGTTGTCTCCGGACTGTGAAGACCAGATCAGAGTGATTCTCCAGGAGTCGGCGCTCGACTACAGACTTGACCCACAGCTGCAGATGCACTGCTCAGATGAG ATCTCCAGGTTGTGTGCggaggaggcagcagctcaGGAGCAGACCGGTCAGGTGGAAGAGTGTCTGAAAGTCAACTTGCTAAAAATCAAACAGGACGGCTGTAAAAAG GAAGTCCTTAACATGCTGAAGGAGAGTAAGGCGGACATCTTTGTGGACCCGGTCCTCCACACAGCCTGCGCTCTGGACCTCAAACACCACTGTGCTGCCATCACACCCGGCAGAGGACGAC AGATGTCGTGTCTGATGGAGGCGTTACAGGACAAGAGAGTTCGTCTGCAGCCTGAGTGTAAGAAGAGACTTCAGGACCGCATCGACATGTGGAGCTACGCTGCAAAG GTGGCGCCAGCAGAGGGCTTCTCAGACCTGGCGGTGCAGGTGATGACGTCGCCCTCCAAGAACTACATCCTGTTAATGATCGCACTGAGCGTGTGCATCCTCTTCCTGGTGGGGCTGCTGTGCGGTCGGATCACCAAGCGAGTGACGAGAGAACTGAAGGACCGGTAG